AACACCTCCTCCCACATAGACCAATTCAACGACGGCAACACGGTGTTCACCTTCACCCACTCCGGCAACTTCTACTTCGTCAGCGGAGTCAAAGACAACTGCGACAAGAACGAGAAGCTACACGTGGTCGTCTTGGCCGACAGGACGAATACGAGTTCGCCGGCGCCCGCTCCTCTTCCTGCTTCGGCTCCGGCGGAAGGAGCCACCGGGGAACCATCGCCGCCGCCGAATGCGGCCACTGCCAAGGTGGTCGGCGTGGTGAGCTCACTGGGGGCTGCTGCGATCGCAGCTCTTTCGTTCACTTTTTGAGATTTGCTGTTGACTATAACGTCTTGCATGGTGTGCGGTGTGTTGAAGGTTTGATGAGATTGACTTATTCGATTGCTGAAGCTTGAGTTGATTGAATAATTTAAAACAATGTAAATTATGATTGGTTTGAATCTTGTTATCGTCATCATTATTATTAAATATTCTTTCTTTTTAACTccaatttaattattaaaaattacgagggttgatcctgtctaaaagtTGGAGAGATGACACGCTAGGTAGATGATTGTAAGGTTGACTAAACAAAGGCTTTAGATTGAAGCAGGGGTTACGAACAGGAGCGAAAATCCTTCCTGCATACACTCGAGAAAGTAGACAAATGTCGTGCCAAAAACCAAGGATTTTTTGCGAAGGTCATTCGACGGTCAAGTCAATGTAATATTCCAGCGGGAAATCGAATAGTAAATGTGTAGCAGAGCGTGTGCGTAGTAAAAATGTATTCTAAAGCGTGTCTTGTCATCGGAGAGGACCTCCTTTATATACCATCTCTAATAATCTCTACAATCATGAGATGACAGAGAATATCAGAAGTTGTCGAGTAAGGAAATATATATAGTCTGAGAGGCGTATAGTCACCGCCTAAGAAATCTTCTGTTATCCATGTGTATCCTTTTTTGTAACTTACGCCATTAATACGACAGTTGAAGGGATATACTGTCATAATGTGTCGGTTGATAAAAAGTGCAGAGTTTTTTCAAGATTCTATTAAATGCTcgtgtaataataaaataatattctcTGACAAACAGTTATTATTTTCTGACAGACTGTTGT
The genomic region above belongs to Zingiber officinale cultivar Zhangliang chromosome 11A, Zo_v1.1, whole genome shotgun sequence and contains:
- the LOC122032341 gene encoding early nodulin-like protein 1; the protein is MANSSLCLVLASSFMVLSLAAGTQFKVGGSGRWSVPDNNAMTYNQWAEKNRFKIGDSIVFTYLPDEDSVLLVDDDAYKNCNTSSHIDQFNDGNTVFTFTHSGNFYFVSGVKDNCDKNEKLHVVVLADRTNTSSPAPAPLPASAPAEGATGEPSPPPNAATAKVVGVVSSLGAAAIAALSFTF